In a genomic window of Aerosakkonema funiforme FACHB-1375:
- a CDS encoding two-partner secretion domain-containing protein, which translates to MKQGIYRFGLSGSIALYCLTSVCPTWAQIIPDATLPNNSIAIPDGNTSRIEGGTQTGNNLFHSFEQFNVPTGGTAFFNNGLDIQNIFTRVTGSSISNIYGLIKANGTANLFLLNPNGIIFGPNAKLDIGGSFLASTANSFVFKDGTQFSATNPQAPPLLTVNVPIGLQFQGTPGQITVMGRRHNLEINLEEGNREEIIRDARPDGLKVQPGTTLALVGGNVILEGGNLTAIGGRIELWSVVNGQVSVDSSNQKLTINNQQVTNNYGTIQLLNASSLDASGNNGEIQVQSQKLSLQNGSTMFAITEGTEQGGSLTIKASESIDLLDATPTKGGELFRSSFLSQNFAQGNGSNITIETGKLTVEGGQIGTFAFREGNAGNLTIRATELVNVADIFGEKETNFVGGLFSQVKPEATGNGGELSIETRQLNIKGGAAVSTTTSGAGAAGNLTINASEFVQLINSNLNSQSEPGTTGISGNLTILTGNLRVLDGAEISTSTGGAGNAGNLLIRASDSVEIRGNNDSLASGIFAQVTDYEATGNGGNLTIETKRLILQDGGQISATTFGKGQAGNLIVRGIGGGNNPTDSIELSGISFDGEYPSALLATSEKDAGGNGGNLQIYTRNLTLTDGAQVAASTFSTGSGGSVTIDALDSVQLIGTNGEFASGLFARTREYSSGDAGSLTVTAGSLIIRDGAKATVSSFLGSGTAAAGNLTVRSDNIFMDNGIINADTASGDFGNIKLTSNNIQLRRGSSITTNTNSSIGGNITIDTDTIVALENSDITANAARGFGGRVTVNTQGIFGTQYREKGSEITSDITATSELGPEFNGVVEINTPDVDPAQGLVQLPNPEPPRQIARGCPADEGSFIITGSGGLPANPSEALRSNTVLVNWVTLPPRGENRSISANFTIPKYTRIVEAQGWEINAKGEVVLTERPATAVPYNSGESIATCHRFLQNPNLLQMNTD; encoded by the coding sequence ATGAAACAGGGTATTTACCGATTTGGGCTTAGTGGCAGTATTGCTCTTTACTGCCTGACTTCTGTGTGTCCTACGTGGGCGCAAATTATTCCCGATGCTACACTTCCGAATAATTCGATCGCTATACCCGACGGCAATACCAGCCGCATTGAGGGAGGAACTCAAACGGGAAACAATTTGTTTCACAGCTTCGAGCAGTTTAATGTTCCCACTGGTGGTACGGCGTTTTTCAATAATGGATTGGATATTCAGAACATTTTCACGAGGGTAACGGGTAGCTCCATTTCCAACATTTATGGCTTAATCAAAGCTAACGGTACTGCCAATCTATTTTTGCTCAATCCAAATGGTATAATCTTTGGCCCTAATGCAAAACTAGATATCGGCGGTTCGTTTTTAGCCAGTACAGCTAATAGCTTTGTTTTTAAAGATGGTACTCAATTCAGTGCTACAAATCCTCAAGCACCACCTTTATTAACTGTCAACGTACCCATTGGCTTGCAATTCCAAGGAACACCAGGACAGATTACTGTAATGGGGCGACGTCACAATTTAGAAATAAATTTAGAAGAAGGAAATAGAGAAGAAATCATCCGCGATGCTAGACCTGATGGCCTCAAAGTTCAGCCAGGTACCACTTTGGCACTGGTAGGCGGTAATGTGATTTTAGAAGGAGGAAATCTCACTGCCATTGGAGGAAGAATTGAACTATGGTCTGTAGTTAATGGTCAGGTGTCTGTTGATAGCAGTAATCAAAAGCTGACAATTAACAACCAACAGGTAACAAATAATTATGGAACAATTCAACTATTAAATGCCTCATCATTAGATGCCAGTGGAAACAACGGCGAAATCCAAGTGCAATCACAAAAACTATCATTACAAAATGGTTCCACAATGTTTGCGATAACAGAAGGAACAGAGCAAGGAGGTTCTCTTACTATTAAAGCTTCTGAATCTATAGATTTGCTTGACGCTACTCCTACTAAGGGAGGTGAATTATTTCGCAGCAGTTTTCTCAGTCAAAACTTTGCTCAAGGAAATGGCAGTAATATCACGATTGAAACCGGAAAATTAACAGTTGAGGGAGGGCAAATAGGTACTTTTGCTTTTAGGGAGGGAAATGCAGGAAACCTAACCATACGCGCTACAGAATTAGTTAATGTAGCTGATATATTCGGGGAAAAGGAAACTAACTTTGTAGGTGGCTTGTTTTCTCAAGTCAAGCCAGAAGCAACAGGAAATGGAGGCGAGTTAAGTATTGAAACTAGACAACTCAACATCAAAGGCGGAGCCGCAGTATCGACAACTACTTCTGGTGCTGGTGCAGCTGGTAATCTAACAATTAATGCCTCGGAATTTGTACAACTCATCAATAGCAACTTAAATTCTCAGTCTGAGCCTGGAACTACTGGAATAAGTGGAAATTTAACAATTCTTACTGGCAACTTGCGAGTTTTAGATGGAGCGGAAATATCAACCTCTACTGGTGGCGCAGGAAATGCCGGAAATTTGCTAATTCGTGCTTCAGATTCAGTAGAAATTAGGGGAAATAATGATTCTTTAGCTAGTGGTATATTTGCTCAAGTTACTGATTATGAAGCTACAGGAAACGGGGGAAATTTAACCATAGAAACCAAAAGATTAATTTTACAAGATGGAGGACAAATATCAGCTACCACTTTTGGTAAAGGACAAGCTGGCAATTTAATAGTGCGGGGAATTGGAGGAGGAAATAATCCTACTGATTCGATAGAATTGTCAGGAATATCATTCGATGGTGAATATCCAAGTGCTTTATTAGCTACAAGTGAAAAAGATGCAGGTGGAAATGGGGGAAATTTGCAGATTTATACAAGAAATCTAACTCTCACCGATGGCGCACAAGTAGCTGCTTCTACTTTTAGCACAGGCTCTGGAGGGAGTGTCACAATAGATGCTTTAGATTCAGTGCAACTAATAGGAACTAATGGAGAATTTGCTAGTGGTTTGTTTGCTCGGACGCGAGAATATTCATCTGGTGATGCAGGAAGTTTGACTGTTACGGCTGGAAGCTTGATTATCCGCGATGGTGCTAAGGCAACTGTAAGCAGCTTTTTAGGGTCTGGAACTGCTGCTGCTGGTAACTTAACCGTTAGGTCTGATAATATCTTTATGGACAATGGAATTATTAATGCCGATACAGCTTCAGGTGATTTCGGCAATATAAAATTAACCTCAAACAATATTCAACTGCGTCGAGGAAGCAGCATTACCACTAATACAAACTCTTCTATTGGTGGCAACATCACGATCGATACTGATACTATAGTAGCTTTAGAAAATAGCGATATAACCGCTAATGCTGCACGCGGCTTTGGCGGTCGAGTAACAGTGAATACACAAGGAATATTTGGTACTCAATACCGGGAAAAAGGTTCGGAAATAACAAGTGATATTACAGCTACTTCTGAACTTGGCCCTGAATTTAATGGCGTGGTGGAAATTAACACGCCGGATGTTGACCCCGCTCAAGGATTAGTGCAATTACCAAATCCTGAACCCCCTCGACAAATTGCGCGGGGATGTCCGGCGGATGAAGGTAGTTTTATTATCACCGGAAGTGGCGGATTACCTGCTAATCCCAGTGAAGCACTTCGCAGTAATACCGTGCTGGTTAATTGGGTTACTTTGCCTCCGAGAGGAGAAAATCGCTCAATTTCAGCTAATTTCACGATTCCTAAATATACCCGAATAGTCGAAGCGCAAGGGTGGGAAATTAATGCTAAAGGTGAGGTAGTTTTGACAGAGCGCCCTGCGACAGCCGTACCTTATAATTCAGGAGAAAGTATTGCAACCTGCCATCGCTTCCTACAAAATCCGAACTTACTACAAATGAACACAGATTAA
- a CDS encoding S8 family serine peptidase, with the protein MSAFDLGLLNTSYNATDALSVAYPSDRYNFTLGDTQSLKLSLTGISAAVDWQLNDSQGTNLHSGSISPASVGAINLDNLPSGGYSLELSQTSGDTNYTLNIDPLTKLNIESGFFTVGQTGQVGVDYLIDGGGYQGELAIFSLTGMEAFAPGSDLFIKEVARRSLSNSPEGYIAIQDATEGAKFSPTFPWGDNQNSGEYKNIKTFTMKPGEKFGLMLVPNGTVQEVFDRPNIGGAKRPLFSLVTANPNEAFHVGQIADVTGDGKTFVMEDKRVDAGSDKDYNDLVFRVTGASGKAVKLDDVIAPDKDWRNTKTAEDLKDYINTPPQFLQFNTNSVYQPGESVNLIDAKVFDENGDLDKVELYWLKDGTEIKHDTIAQFTVNEDWATFNYFWTPTTPGNYQVKAIAYDKYGYNHPQESHHSNEFIKDIRVNSPPEQLQFRIDRNLYNAGEQISITDAKVYDADGFSDLSKVQFWLKKDNGEWSASNPIANFSDLQQNWGAFNYDLPKEVGNYQLKAVAYDKTNAVSNEVIQSFSVLQKPDVLPPVINTPPESLQFNLLPSYTIGQPVSINDAKVFDNNGENDLQKVTLELFKNNISFDLQTVNIVDDNNGADGWGTFNYSWSNLLEGNYQLKAIAYDRSGLDAQASQIFSVVGQPPVSIINSPPERLQLNLLPSYTSEQTITFPNAKVYDENGESDLDKISLELYKDNVKLGNYTVGIVDNGIIGDNWGTFNISFNKLEVGNYQIKAIAYDKSGATDTETTHFTIDLPPNKPPESLNFSILPLYTTNEKISFRGGKVSDPDGASDIANVYFWLGTLDGKGFGVGDVKQSLRADRSDRARFDFSVDLKSKNLAPGRYQLWAIAQDKAGNYSTPDVEYFSVITDPGGSGLSDSVRLAIADSTNLENYTPEALAKTREWVVWTTPDKYSPSLAQQIGAYDQGNTGYIPNTYIWDFPDNITPEEVVRRLNSLPGVELFYPLAPLQPELLSEPKNEPLVKNPPNFVPTDPNNVNTLNSYQWYLRTGVNPSADGNITAAWDVSVPGKPSETVRGRNVVIGVVDDALEYTHPDLKDRYRADLSRDFNQTIGLDDILYPYLDRPLYKPIVDIFGNIVSWQRVNWDYSYDTNPDPTYSAILREKFTNWQKIINDYMKTNPIPLDVPLTGVLTDVNVLLDVTHPSIKELDGFLFRPEELKFNPMIGDRSTTNPRGRGGEDDFKNYPVELFKLLNKVGGNFYDTIFDDSSVKPITEGLPSFNERFKPTGTLADFNNKWVGGTWNLNIHDYYKGNEGYVNNWGLELQTYNPHGTAVAGIAAASGDNGIGVSGVAPLASLAGLRLIADEITDKQIADALSYKNQDIDIYNNSWKLVKPFAGPLNLSMMEESVKQGRNGFGSIYVFAGGNDRQSGGNVNYNPLANSRYAIAVGAIDYKGEQNRYSYSEPGASLLVSAYSSGSGAGITTTDLVGEKGYSANDYTSIFGGTSAAAPLVSGVIALMLEANPNLTWRDVQDALVKTAKQNDPNELDWKTNGAGYHINHKYGFGAIDAKAAVEYVSSPNWKPLAEETVISSDLENVADSDIPDGDWQSGTFSTTEIDEDITVEKVEVQLNAIHQDWGDLKVVLTSPDGKTESVLTEPTPTPASNSNSIYQGIKPKSNWWTFTSVRHWGESSKGEWKLQVFDGKGNQVQGDWNSWKLNIYGTKPIVTMMATDASATEGGDPGQFIVTRTGNTKNPLTVNYTVAGTATNGTDYNNISSSVVIPAGASSVPIPIITAGKDDAVYEGDETVILSLNADAAYNAGTVNSGTVVITDNDSVPVPNVVTNTNDSGPGSLRAAIEFANANLGKDTIRFNIPTTDTGYNPVTGAFTIRPTSALPTITDPVVIDGTTQRGFADKPIIELDGSSAGTNLISVAGISITAGNSIVRGLIINRFNSSGIVLQTKGNNIIEGNFIGTDVTGTQPLGNSSGVSILSGSSNLIGGATTKARNIISGNGFGITMAGTTSNIIQGNYIGTDINITNTDALGNGRGIWIRDDSANNIIGGTARGEGNTIAFNNIGIDLSNADLRSINNAILSNSIFSSGSKGISLEEEYPDRANDIGDTDIGPNNYQNYPVLISAFSNDNSTTIEGMLNSTPETTFRLEFFSNSNPSPVFMFRTLLTPLGYGEGEKFLGFQNVTTDSSGNASFTVELPTSVPISQFISATATDSNNNTSEFSKNIGLKVISPGKTDRVSIASDSAQANNNNYGSLISADGRYITFSSEASNLVAGDTNGARDIFVRDRQTGQTTRISVATNGTQANGDSDYRPTISADGRYVIFGSSASNLVVGDTNGAQDIFVHDRQTGQTTRVNLNVDGTQRENGSHTPSISADGRYVTYNSSVLVTWIENGETNISSVTYLFVYDRQTGQTKQLSTIDGSLNNSSSSMSADGRYIAFTSSADNLVPGDTNGYSDVFVYDQETQKTTRVSVASSSGAQSNSNSAQPSISADGRYVAFTSSATNLVSGGDTNLFKNDIFIHDLVSGQTMRASVASNGTQGNDYSSYPVISSNGRYVAFRSNAANLVDGDTNGVADIFVKDLITGQTRRISVASDGTQANNASDSVSLSADGRYAAFYSLATNLVPGDTNNSIDIFVNERL; encoded by the coding sequence ATGTCCGCCTTCGATCTTGGTTTACTGAATACTTCTTACAACGCAACAGATGCTCTTAGCGTTGCCTATCCATCGGACAGGTATAACTTTACGCTCGGCGATACTCAAAGTTTAAAGTTATCACTCACCGGCATCAGTGCAGCAGTGGACTGGCAACTCAACGATAGTCAGGGAACAAATCTGCACAGTGGTTCAATTAGCCCTGCTAGTGTAGGCGCAATTAACCTTGATAATTTGCCATCTGGGGGATATTCTCTTGAGCTTTCCCAAACCAGTGGCGATACCAACTATACTCTCAACATTGACCCCCTGACTAAGTTGAATATAGAATCGGGATTTTTCACCGTTGGGCAAACGGGACAAGTCGGAGTTGATTACTTAATTGACGGTGGCGGATACCAAGGCGAGTTGGCTATTTTCAGTTTGACGGGAATGGAGGCTTTTGCTCCAGGTTCCGACTTATTTATTAAGGAAGTTGCTAGACGATCGCTCAGTAACTCCCCAGAAGGTTACATTGCAATACAAGATGCTACAGAAGGTGCTAAATTTAGTCCCACTTTTCCTTGGGGTGATAACCAAAACAGTGGCGAATATAAAAATATCAAAACATTCACCATGAAACCTGGTGAGAAATTTGGTTTGATGCTGGTTCCTAACGGTACTGTGCAAGAAGTATTCGATCGTCCCAATATCGGCGGAGCAAAGCGTCCTCTATTCTCCTTGGTAACTGCTAATCCGAATGAAGCGTTTCACGTCGGTCAAATTGCTGATGTTACGGGCGATGGGAAAACTTTTGTGATGGAGGATAAGCGGGTTGATGCTGGGTCAGATAAGGATTACAACGATTTAGTTTTTCGGGTAACTGGTGCGAGTGGAAAAGCGGTTAAGTTGGATGATGTAATTGCTCCCGATAAAGATTGGCGCAATACAAAAACAGCAGAAGATTTAAAGGATTATATCAATACTCCTCCGCAATTTTTGCAGTTTAATACGAATTCGGTTTATCAACCCGGAGAGAGTGTTAATTTGATTGATGCTAAGGTTTTTGATGAAAATGGAGATTTGGATAAAGTAGAGTTGTACTGGTTAAAAGATGGTACTGAAATCAAACATGATACGATCGCTCAATTCACGGTGAATGAGGACTGGGCGACATTCAACTATTTTTGGACGCCTACCACACCTGGTAATTATCAAGTCAAGGCGATCGCTTACGATAAATATGGCTACAATCACCCACAAGAAAGCCATCACAGCAACGAATTTATTAAAGATATTCGGGTAAATTCACCACCAGAACAACTGCAATTCAGGATTGACAGGAATCTCTATAACGCTGGCGAACAGATTAGCATTACGGATGCTAAAGTATATGACGCCGATGGTTTTAGCGACTTAAGTAAAGTGCAGTTTTGGCTGAAAAAGGATAATGGTGAATGGTCAGCAAGTAATCCCATCGCTAATTTTAGTGATTTGCAACAAAACTGGGGTGCATTTAACTACGATTTGCCTAAAGAGGTTGGTAATTATCAGTTAAAAGCAGTTGCTTACGATAAAACAAATGCTGTTAGTAATGAGGTGATTCAAAGTTTTAGCGTTCTCCAAAAACCAGATGTGCTACCACCTGTAATTAACACACCACCTGAATCTCTGCAATTTAACTTACTACCATCTTACACGATCGGTCAACCAGTCAGCATTAACGATGCTAAAGTTTTCGATAACAATGGAGAAAATGACCTGCAAAAGGTGACTTTGGAGTTATTCAAAAATAACATTAGTTTCGATCTGCAGACTGTCAATATCGTGGATGATAATAATGGTGCAGACGGTTGGGGAACTTTTAATTATTCCTGGAGTAATTTACTAGAAGGAAATTATCAGTTAAAGGCGATCGCATACGATCGCTCTGGCCTTGACGCTCAAGCGAGCCAAATATTTTCCGTCGTCGGCCAACCTCCGGTATCAATAATTAACTCACCGCCAGAACGATTGCAATTGAACTTATTGCCATCTTACACGAGCGAGCAAACAATTACCTTTCCGAATGCCAAGGTATACGATGAAAATGGCGAGAGCGATCTGGACAAAATCAGTTTAGAGTTGTACAAAGATAACGTAAAATTGGGCAATTATACTGTCGGAATAGTCGATAACGGTATAATTGGAGACAATTGGGGAACTTTTAATATTTCATTCAATAAGTTAGAGGTGGGAAATTACCAGATTAAAGCGATCGCATACGATAAGTCCGGCGCAACTGATACCGAAACTACTCACTTTACGATCGATCTTCCACCCAATAAACCACCTGAATCTTTGAACTTCAGCATTTTACCTCTTTATACAACAAATGAAAAGATTAGCTTCAGGGGTGGGAAGGTTTCCGATCCTGATGGTGCTAGCGATATAGCTAATGTATATTTTTGGTTGGGAACACTGGATGGGAAAGGTTTTGGCGTTGGAGATGTTAAACAAAGTTTAAGAGCGGATCGCTCGGACAGAGCTAGGTTTGATTTCAGTGTAGATTTGAAATCGAAAAACTTAGCACCGGGGCGCTATCAGTTGTGGGCGATCGCGCAAGACAAAGCGGGAAATTACAGTACGCCAGATGTTGAATATTTCTCGGTGATTACAGATCCTGGGGGGAGTGGGCTATCAGATTCGGTAAGGTTGGCAATCGCAGATTCAACCAACTTGGAAAATTATACCCCAGAAGCACTGGCGAAAACACGGGAATGGGTTGTTTGGACTACGCCGGATAAATATTCACCAAGTTTAGCGCAACAAATAGGAGCTTACGACCAAGGTAATACAGGGTATATTCCTAATACTTACATCTGGGATTTTCCCGATAATATTACCCCAGAAGAAGTAGTTCGGCGATTGAATTCGCTTCCGGGGGTAGAATTATTCTATCCACTTGCCCCTCTGCAACCAGAATTGCTATCCGAACCAAAAAATGAACCTTTGGTAAAAAATCCTCCTAATTTTGTTCCAACCGATCCAAACAACGTCAATACTCTCAATAGCTACCAGTGGTATTTGCGAACAGGTGTAAATCCAAGCGCTGATGGAAATATTACGGCAGCTTGGGATGTTTCAGTTCCAGGTAAACCATCAGAAACGGTACGGGGAAGGAATGTAGTTATTGGGGTTGTTGATGATGCCTTGGAATATACTCATCCAGATTTAAAAGATAGGTATCGCGCCGATCTCAGTCGAGATTTTAATCAAACAATTGGCTTAGACGACATTCTCTATCCATATCTCGATCGACCGCTGTATAAGCCAATAGTAGACATATTTGGCAATATAGTTTCTTGGCAGAGGGTAAATTGGGATTACTCCTACGATACAAACCCAGATCCAACCTATAGTGCTATTCTTCGGGAGAAATTTACAAATTGGCAAAAGATTATAAATGATTACATGAAGACCAACCCCATACCTTTAGATGTACCTTTGACTGGAGTCTTAACCGATGTAAATGTACTTTTAGATGTTACGCATCCGTCGATTAAAGAGTTGGATGGATTTTTGTTTAGACCGGAGGAATTAAAATTCAATCCGATGATTGGCGATCGCTCCACTACTAATCCTAGAGGAAGAGGAGGAGAAGATGATTTTAAAAATTACCCAGTTGAGTTATTTAAGCTTCTAAACAAGGTAGGAGGTAATTTTTACGATACTATATTTGACGATAGCTCAGTCAAGCCAATTACTGAAGGCTTACCATCATTTAACGAGCGATTTAAACCAACGGGAACTTTAGCAGATTTTAATAACAAATGGGTAGGGGGTACATGGAATTTAAATATCCACGATTATTATAAAGGCAATGAAGGCTACGTTAATAATTGGGGGTTAGAGTTACAAACATATAATCCTCATGGTACTGCTGTAGCGGGAATTGCAGCAGCTAGTGGAGATAATGGGATTGGTGTAAGTGGTGTAGCACCGTTAGCTTCTTTAGCTGGACTGCGGCTGATTGCCGATGAAATAACGGATAAACAGATTGCTGATGCTTTGTCCTACAAAAATCAGGATATCGATATTTACAATAACAGTTGGAAGCTAGTCAAACCGTTTGCTGGCCCGCTGAACTTGAGTATGATGGAGGAAAGCGTAAAACAAGGGCGTAACGGATTTGGTAGTATTTATGTGTTTGCAGGTGGGAACGATCGGCAATCTGGTGGTAATGTAAATTATAATCCGTTGGCTAATTCCCGGTATGCGATCGCGGTAGGAGCGATTGATTATAAGGGCGAACAAAACCGATACAGTTACAGCGAACCTGGTGCATCGCTGTTAGTTTCAGCCTATTCTAGCGGCAGTGGTGCAGGTATTACAACCACAGATTTAGTAGGAGAAAAGGGCTATTCTGCTAACGATTACACCAGCATTTTTGGCGGTACTTCTGCTGCTGCACCTTTGGTTTCTGGTGTTATTGCTCTGATGTTGGAAGCTAACCCCAATTTGACTTGGCGGGATGTACAAGATGCTTTGGTGAAGACTGCGAAGCAAAACGATCCAAATGAGTTAGATTGGAAAACTAATGGCGCGGGATATCACATCAACCATAAATATGGTTTTGGCGCAATTGATGCTAAAGCTGCCGTTGAATACGTTAGTTCGCCCAACTGGAAACCCCTAGCAGAGGAAACGGTAATTTCATCTGACTTAGAAAATGTTGCTGATAGTGATATACCTGATGGCGATTGGCAATCAGGAACGTTTTCGACAACTGAGATTGACGAGGATATTACTGTCGAAAAGGTGGAGGTACAACTTAATGCTATCCATCAAGACTGGGGTGATTTAAAGGTAGTCCTCACTTCTCCAGATGGTAAAACAGAGTCAGTTTTAACTGAACCTACACCAACACCCGCTAGTAATTCCAATAGTATTTATCAAGGTATTAAGCCAAAATCGAATTGGTGGACTTTTACCTCAGTCCGTCACTGGGGTGAATCTTCTAAGGGCGAATGGAAGTTGCAAGTATTTGATGGTAAAGGCAACCAAGTTCAAGGAGATTGGAATAGTTGGAAGTTGAATATTTATGGGACTAAACCGATAGTAACGATGATGGCGACAGATGCTAGTGCGACAGAAGGTGGCGATCCGGGTCAGTTTATAGTTACTCGGACTGGGAATACTAAAAATCCATTAACAGTCAATTATACTGTAGCTGGCACTGCTACTAATGGTACGGATTACAACAATATTAGTAGCAGCGTAGTTATTCCTGCTGGAGCAAGTTCTGTACCAATTCCTATAATTACGGCAGGAAAAGATGATGCTGTATATGAAGGCGATGAAACAGTAATATTGAGTTTAAATGCTGATGCAGCTTACAATGCGGGAACAGTTAATAGTGGGACTGTAGTAATTACAGATAATGACTCAGTGCCAGTGCCAAATGTTGTGACTAATACTAATGATAGTGGGCCGGGAAGTTTGCGTGCTGCTATTGAATTTGCAAATGCGAATTTGGGTAAAGATACAATCCGGTTCAATATTCCAACTACAGATACTGGTTACAATCCTGTTACGGGTGCTTTCACAATTCGACCTACATCAGCATTGCCAACAATTACTGATCCAGTTGTTATTGATGGTACTACTCAGCGTGGGTTTGCTGATAAGCCAATTATTGAATTGGATGGTAGTAGTGCAGGCACAAACTTAATTAGTGTAGCTGGTATATCCATTACTGCTGGGAACAGCATTGTGCGGGGTCTGATAATTAATCGATTTAATTCTTCTGGAATTGTATTGCAAACAAAGGGTAACAACATCATTGAAGGAAACTTTATTGGCACCGACGTGACTGGTACCCAGCCATTAGGGAATTCCTCTGGTGTAAGTATTTTGAGTGGATCTAGCAACCTCATTGGAGGAGCTACCACAAAAGCAAGAAATATTATATCAGGTAATGGTTTTGGTATTACGATGGCGGGTACTACGAGTAATATAATACAAGGTAACTATATTGGTACAGACATAAACATCACCAATACCGATGCGTTAGGGAATGGTAGGGGAATTTGGATTAGGGATGATTCTGCTAACAATATTATTGGAGGAACTGCACGGGGAGAGGGTAATACTATTGCTTTTAACAATATAGGCATCGATTTATCAAACGCTGATCTTCGTTCTATTAATAATGCAATTCTTTCAAATAGCATATTTTCCAGCGGTAGTAAAGGAATTTCACTGGAAGAGGAATACCCTGACAGGGCAAATGATATAGGAGATACTGATATTGGGCCTAACAATTACCAGAACTACCCAGTGCTTATATCTGCCTTTAGCAACGACAATAGTACTACTATTGAAGGAATGCTTAACAGCACACCAGAAACTACTTTCAGGCTAGAATTTTTCTCTAACAGTAATCCAAGTCCTGTATTTATGTTTAGAACCCTTTTAACTCCTCTGGGCTATGGGGAAGGCGAGAAGTTTCTTGGTTTCCAGAATGTGACTACAGACAGCAGTGGTAATGCCAGCTTTACAGTTGAGTTGCCAACCTCAGTTCCAATTAGTCAATTCATTAGCGCGACTGCAACTGACTCAAACAACAATACCTCAGAGTTTTCTAAGAATATAGGCTTAAAGGTAATAAGCCCTGGTAAAACCGATCGAGTAAGCATTGCCTCTGACAGCGCTCAAGCAAATAATAACAACTATGGATCTTTAATAAGTGCTGATGGTCGCTACATAACTTTCTCCTCTGAAGCTTCCAACTTAGTAGCAGGAGATACAAACGGAGCAAGGGACATCTTCGTGCGCGATCGCCAGACAGGACAAACTACACGAATAAGCGTCGCCACTAATGGTACTCAGGCAAACGGCGATAGTGACTACAGACCTACAATTAGTGCTGATGGACGTTATGTAATTTTCGGCTCTTCTGCTTCTAACCTAGTCGTTGGAGACACAAATGGAGCGCAGGACATTTTCGTACACGATCGGCAAACAGGTCAGACCACAAGGGTAAACTTAAATGTTGATGGTACTCAGAGGGAAAACGGCAGCCACACTCCATCAATTAGTGCTGATGGACGTTATGTAACATACAATTCTTCTGTATTGGTTACTTGGATAGAAAATGGAGAGACTAACATATCGAGTGTGACTTACCTCTTCGTATATGATCGCCAAACAGGACAAACTAAGCAGCTAAGCACTATAGACGGTTCTCTAAACAATAGTAGTTCTTCAATGAGTGCCGATGGACGTTATATTGCGTTTACTTCTAGCGCTGATAACCTCGTACCTGGAGATACTAATGGGTACAGTGATGTCTTTGTGTACGACCAAGAAACACAAAAAACAACCAGAGTAAGCGTTGCTTCATCAAGCGGTGCTCAGAGTAATAGCAATAGCGCTCAACCCTCAATTAGCGCTGATGGACGCTATGTAGCTTTTACCTCCAGCGCCACGAACTTAGTTTCAGGTGGAGACACCAATCTCTTTAAGAATGACATCTTTATACATGACCTAGTATCGGGACAAACAATGCGAGCAAGCGTTGCTTCTAACGGCACTCAAGGAAACGACTATAGTTCTTATCCTGTCATCAGTAGCAATGGACGTTATGTAGCCTTCAGATCTAACGCCGCTAATCTAGTAGATGGAGATACCAACGGAGTTGCTGATATTTTCGTAAAGGATCTAATTACAGGTCAAACCAGACGGATAAGTGTTGCCTCTGACGGTACTCAAGCAAACAATGCCAGCGATAGCGTATCCCTTAGTGCAGATGGACGCTATGCGGCGTTCTATTCTTTGGCAACCAACTTAGTGCCAGGAGACACCAACAACAGTATCGATATTTTCGTCAACGAGCGGTTGTGA